A portion of the Ardenticatenales bacterium genome contains these proteins:
- a CDS encoding DEAD/DEAH box helicase, which translates to MENLMTTTSETVEPLAAAEQAALSLPEVKIGDLPGHWLAAIHHAGWQELMPVQSRAIPYIMAGQDLMVQSRTGSGKTGAFVLPLLEKINPLQNACQVLILVPTRELALQVTRDAQTLLADRGIRIAAVYGGVRYGPQLDALRAGAHLVVGTAGRVLDHLLRGSLSLESLRLLIFDEADRMLSMGFYPDMKQIRRHMPAHRVESHMFSATFPPFVVRLSKEFLRDPLMLSLSQDQVHVAETEHVFYTVPGMDKDRSLVRLIEAENPTSAIIFCNTKAKVHYVAVVLQRFGYNAGELSADLSQHEREQVMQRVRQGTLRFLVATDVAARGIDIPDLSHVIQYEPPEDPESYIHRAGRTGRAGASGEAITLVDVVEKLKLRQIAKTYQIDLQERPLPTDEDVQQIVAQRATALLEARLRERDKLQTERMQRFVPLMPALAQDEQMQQLMAMLLDDYYHSAVHTAATPPAAEENRPPPRPKRSRSNRRR; encoded by the coding sequence ATGGAGAATTTAATGACAACGACCTCAGAAACGGTAGAGCCATTGGCCGCTGCTGAACAAGCGGCCCTCTCTCTGCCAGAAGTGAAAATCGGCGACCTGCCTGGCCATTGGCTGGCCGCCATCCACCACGCGGGCTGGCAAGAACTGATGCCCGTACAATCCCGCGCTATTCCCTACATCATGGCCGGGCAAGACCTCATGGTGCAGTCGCGCACGGGTAGCGGGAAAACGGGCGCGTTCGTGCTGCCCCTGCTGGAAAAAATCAATCCCTTGCAGAACGCCTGCCAGGTACTCATCCTCGTGCCCACCCGCGAACTGGCTTTGCAAGTCACGCGCGACGCGCAAACGCTCCTGGCCGACCGTGGTATCCGCATTGCCGCCGTCTATGGCGGCGTGCGTTATGGTCCGCAACTTGACGCCCTGCGCGCCGGCGCGCACCTCGTCGTGGGCACGGCGGGGCGCGTGTTGGACCATCTGCTGCGCGGCTCCCTCTCTCTGGAGTCGCTGCGCCTCCTCATTTTCGACGAGGCGGACCGCATGTTGTCCATGGGCTTTTACCCGGACATGAAGCAGATCAGGCGGCACATGCCGGCCCACCGCGTGGAAAGCCACATGTTTTCCGCCACGTTTCCCCCATTCGTCGTCCGGCTGTCTAAGGAGTTCCTGCGCGACCCGCTCATGCTCAGCCTCAGCCAGGACCAGGTCCATGTCGCGGAAACGGAACACGTTTTTTACACCGTGCCGGGGATGGACAAGGATCGCTCCCTGGTGCGCCTGATCGAGGCGGAAAATCCCACATCGGCCATCATTTTTTGCAATACTAAAGCGAAAGTGCATTATGTGGCCGTTGTATTGCAACGATTTGGCTACAATGCGGGCGAATTGAGCGCCGACTTGAGCCAGCACGAGCGAGAGCAGGTGATGCAGCGCGTGCGCCAGGGAACGCTACGCTTCCTGGTGGCCACGGATGTGGCTGCGCGCGGTATCGACATCCCTGATTTGTCTCACGTTATCCAGTATGAGCCGCCGGAGGACCCGGAGAGTTATATCCACCGTGCGGGGCGCACGGGGCGCGCCGGGGCCAGTGGGGAGGCGATCACGCTGGTGGATGTGGTGGAGAAGCTGAAGCTGCGGCAAATTGCGAAGACGTACCAGATTGATTTGCAGGAGCGCCCCTTGCCCACGGACGAGGATGTGCAGCAGATCGTGGCGCAGCGCGCGACGGCTTTGTTGGAAGCGCGGCTGCGGGAACGGGATAAGTTGCAGACTGAACGAATGCAGCGTTTTGTGCCGTTGATGCCGGCATTAGCCCAAGACGAGCAAATGCAGCAGTTAATGGCGATGCTCCTGGACGATTATTACCACAGCGCCGTACACACCGCGGCCACGCCCCCGGCCGCCGAAGAAAATCGGCCGCCGCCGCGTCCGAAGCGCAGCAGAAGCAACAGACGCCGCTAA